One window of Myxococcus fulvus genomic DNA carries:
- a CDS encoding SirB1 family protein → MTTGFSPPLARERLVSALAAEPPRLDLAALAIATLDRPELDAPACLHMLDVLACRVQVEAERLNDKGEALAPLRALRHVLSDIEGFRGNEDNYHSPENSFLDQVLERKLGLPITLSVVYLEVARRAGIPLYGVPFPGHFLVAHDAGDHKLVMDPFHQGDILTEHGCEELLKRVAPQLKFDRAMLAPAPVELIAYRMLSNLRRVYLGREDRERGLAVVDLLLLLAPDHPGELRTRAALLANLGAYRAALRDVERCLELSPEAPDRERLELTAQELRERAALLN, encoded by the coding sequence ATGACCACAGGATTCAGCCCGCCGCTGGCCCGGGAACGGTTGGTGTCGGCGCTGGCCGCGGAGCCTCCCCGCCTGGACCTGGCGGCGCTGGCGATTGCCACACTGGACAGGCCGGAGCTGGACGCGCCGGCGTGTCTGCACATGTTGGACGTGCTTGCCTGCCGGGTGCAGGTGGAGGCGGAGCGGCTCAACGACAAGGGCGAGGCGCTGGCCCCGCTCCGGGCGCTGCGACACGTGCTGTCGGACATCGAGGGCTTCCGGGGCAACGAGGACAACTACCACTCGCCGGAGAACAGCTTCCTGGACCAGGTGCTGGAGCGGAAGCTGGGCCTGCCGATAACGCTGTCGGTGGTGTACCTGGAGGTGGCGCGTCGGGCGGGAATCCCGCTGTACGGGGTGCCCTTCCCCGGCCACTTCCTGGTGGCGCACGACGCGGGGGACCACAAGCTGGTGATGGACCCGTTCCACCAGGGGGACATCCTCACGGAGCACGGCTGCGAGGAGCTGCTCAAGCGCGTGGCCCCGCAGCTCAAGTTCGACCGGGCCATGCTGGCACCCGCGCCGGTGGAGCTGATTGCGTACCGGATGTTGTCGAACCTGCGGCGGGTGTACCTGGGCCGCGAGGACCGGGAGCGCGGGCTGGCGGTGGTGGACCTGTTGTTGCTCCTGGCGCCGGACCATCCCGGGGAGCTGCGCACGCGCGCGGCGCTGCTGGCGAACCTGGGCGCGTACCGGGCGGCGCTGCGCGACGTGGAGCGCTGCCTGGAGCTGTCCCCCGAGGCGCCGGACCGCGAGCGGCTGGAGCTGACGGCCCAGGAGCTGCGCGAGCGCGCGGCCCTGCTCAACTGA
- a CDS encoding DUF2795 domain-containing protein, whose product MAFGTAEDPGLSITPHLDSVDYPTTRADLVEAAEDGEAPVDIINVLKCLPRTEYASREDVMRDLAEAARRFSQGGLPDDDGANRDRRNIGRDLVENAPDGSSRHP is encoded by the coding sequence ATGGCATTCGGAACCGCGGAAGACCCCGGGCTCTCCATCACCCCCCACCTCGACTCGGTGGACTACCCCACGACGCGGGCGGACCTGGTCGAGGCGGCCGAGGATGGCGAGGCCCCCGTCGACATCATCAACGTCCTCAAGTGCCTGCCGCGCACGGAGTATGCGTCGCGCGAGGACGTGATGAGGGACCTGGCGGAGGCCGCCCGGCGGTTCTCGCAGGGGGGACTGCCCGACGACGACGGCGCGAACAGGGACCGGCGCAACATCGGCCGGGACCTGGTGGAGAACGCGCCCGACGGCAGCTCGCGTCACCCCTGA
- a CDS encoding CoA-binding protein — MSWEDNLVEDEAGVERVVKGARRVAVLGIKTEQQSGQPAFYVPDYLARAGVEVVPVPVYYPDVTHILGKPVFRRLADVPGEVDLVDVFRRPQDIDAHVDDIIAKKPKAVWFQSGIRNDAAARRLAEAGIQVVQDRCLMVDHRRYGGR; from the coding sequence ATGAGCTGGGAAGACAACCTCGTCGAGGACGAAGCGGGAGTGGAGCGCGTGGTGAAGGGCGCCAGGCGCGTGGCGGTGCTGGGCATCAAGACGGAGCAGCAGTCGGGGCAGCCGGCCTTCTACGTGCCGGACTACCTGGCGCGCGCGGGCGTGGAGGTGGTGCCCGTGCCCGTCTACTACCCGGACGTGACGCACATCCTCGGCAAGCCCGTGTTCCGCAGGCTCGCGGACGTGCCGGGGGAGGTGGACCTGGTGGACGTGTTCCGCAGGCCCCAGGACATCGACGCGCACGTGGACGACATCATCGCCAAGAAGCCGAAGGCGGTGTGGTTCCAGTCCGGCATCCGCAACGACGCGGCGGCGCGCAGGCTCGCGGAGGCGGGCATCCAGGTGGTGCAGGACCGCTGCCTCATGGTGGACCACCGCCGCTACGGCGGACGCTGA
- a CDS encoding YiiX/YebB-like N1pC/P60 family cysteine hydrolase, whose protein sequence is MPAASLLLAWLTFASPPPQAPAAPPKSVYALEDDAFVAQAQEDLRQLERYAQGLRRLSAEVKTSRALYLQKQSEPYTPDQKQRLLTTWAAFFDYFVSTEVIRQRYWDFVKVPSLTQPTKHAWGFLLTHGALTTELAHGLTYAELTGGRKQLEVLLDEPAPEYGLPARAFARFKEKVIHVGTTTQLLTGDGYKQQLRPLLVKAGALDAPRVPWVMQEMKLNSEVAKGLLIKRGPVLFAKAATDLTQDSAQRAFFPVQRAVAEWMGDTRVHRSGQPLISREQVQALLGRMEPGDILVARQNWYLSNIGLPGFWPHAELYVGTQKELAAYFDEDKDVKAWLATLEGTPQSFTGHLATAFPAKWAAYNQTDTHGDALRIIESISEGVSFTGPEHGMRVDYLGVMRPRLTRVDKARAILRAFGYQGRPYDFDFDFFSDQTLVCTELVWKSYAPSKELRGLSIPLVDVVGRRTLPANELVRLFDAEFGREDRQLDFVAFLDGREGEGLAKEADAAAFRYSYRRAKWDIAQE, encoded by the coding sequence ATGCCCGCCGCCTCCCTGCTGCTCGCCTGGCTCACCTTCGCCAGTCCGCCTCCCCAGGCGCCCGCCGCCCCTCCCAAGAGCGTCTACGCGCTCGAGGACGACGCCTTCGTGGCCCAGGCCCAGGAGGACCTGCGACAGCTGGAGCGCTACGCCCAGGGCCTCAGGCGACTGTCGGCGGAGGTGAAGACGTCGCGCGCGCTGTATCTGCAGAAGCAGAGCGAGCCGTACACGCCGGACCAGAAGCAGCGCCTGCTCACCACGTGGGCCGCCTTCTTCGACTACTTCGTCTCCACCGAGGTCATCCGTCAGCGCTACTGGGACTTCGTAAAGGTGCCATCGCTCACCCAGCCGACGAAGCACGCCTGGGGCTTCCTGCTCACCCACGGCGCGCTCACCACGGAGCTGGCCCACGGCCTGACGTACGCGGAGCTCACCGGAGGCCGCAAGCAGTTGGAGGTCCTCCTGGACGAGCCCGCCCCCGAGTATGGCCTGCCCGCGCGCGCCTTCGCCCGCTTCAAGGAGAAGGTCATCCACGTGGGCACCACCACCCAGCTGCTCACCGGGGACGGCTACAAGCAGCAGCTGCGGCCCCTCCTGGTGAAGGCCGGCGCGCTGGATGCGCCGCGCGTCCCGTGGGTGATGCAGGAGATGAAGCTCAACAGCGAGGTGGCCAAGGGACTGCTCATCAAGCGCGGCCCCGTGCTCTTCGCCAAGGCCGCCACGGACCTCACCCAGGACAGCGCCCAGCGCGCCTTCTTCCCCGTGCAGCGCGCGGTGGCCGAGTGGATGGGCGACACGCGCGTGCACCGCTCCGGCCAGCCGCTCATCTCCCGCGAGCAGGTGCAGGCGCTGCTGGGTCGCATGGAGCCCGGCGACATCCTGGTGGCCCGCCAGAACTGGTACCTCTCCAACATCGGCCTGCCGGGCTTCTGGCCTCACGCGGAGCTGTACGTGGGCACCCAGAAGGAGCTGGCCGCCTACTTCGACGAGGACAAGGACGTGAAGGCCTGGCTCGCGACGCTCGAGGGCACGCCCCAGAGCTTCACGGGCCACCTGGCCACGGCCTTCCCCGCCAAGTGGGCCGCGTACAACCAGACCGACACGCATGGGGACGCGCTGCGCATCATCGAGTCCATCAGCGAGGGCGTCAGCTTCACCGGCCCCGAGCACGGCATGCGCGTGGACTATCTGGGCGTGATGCGCCCCCGGCTGACGCGCGTGGACAAGGCGCGCGCCATCCTCCGGGCCTTCGGCTACCAGGGCCGCCCCTACGACTTCGACTTCGACTTCTTCTCCGACCAGACGCTGGTGTGCACGGAGCTGGTGTGGAAGTCCTACGCGCCCTCGAAGGAGCTGCGGGGCCTTTCCATCCCCCTGGTCGACGTCGTCGGCCGGCGCACGCTGCCCGCCAACGAGCTGGTCCGCCTCTTCGACGCCGAGTTCGGCCGGGAGGACCGCCAGCTCGACTTCGTCGCCTTCCTGGACGGCCGGGAGGGCGAGGGGCTCGCGAAAGAGGCGGACGCGGCGGCTTTCCGTTACAGCTACCGCCGCGCCAAGTGGGACATCGCCCAGGAGTAG